The region ACTCTTTTTCTGAGCTTAATTGTTGAAGCCTTTCCTTTTTTATTAATGGGGGTGATTCTATCTAGTCTTTTACTCCTCTTTATTGATGAAGCTAAACTGATTCATGTTCTGCCTAAAAATCCAGTTTTAGGAGCTTTAATGGGAAGCTTAGTGGGATTTCTTTTTCCCGTTTGTGAATGTGGAAACGTTCCCGTTGC is a window of Cyanobacteria bacterium GSL.Bin1 DNA encoding:
- a CDS encoding permease, which encodes MNQLGNSVTLFLSLIVEAFPFLLMGVILSSLLLLFIDEAKLIHVLPKNPVLGALMGSLVGFLFPVCECGNVPVARRLLLERVPISVAIGFLLAAPTINPIVIWSTWIAFRD